A single window of Cytobacillus dafuensis DNA harbors:
- a CDS encoding carboxypeptidase M32 — MSNQIDKIENEFLEYVKKMESYNEALSLMYWDLRTGAPKQGIEQRSEVIGMLSSDVFKMSTSNEMADYIEQLSGSKDDLSEKTWKTLEECKKEYDRNKKIPAEEYKEFVILQSKAESIWEEAKEKADFSLFRPYLEKLVETTKRFIGYWGYDGNKYNTLLDMYEPGITVEVLDRVFGELREKIVPLVQQISESANKPETTFLFEHFPKNKQRDFSLAILEQMGYNFNAGRLDETVHPFAIGLNPGDVRVTTKYDESDFRTAVFGTIHEGGHALYEQNISQDLIGTPLCDGTSMGIHESQSLFYENFVGRNQSFWKKNYDLLKEYASGQFDEISLEDFYRAINESKPSLIRIEADELTYPLHIIIRYEIEKGIFNDEIEVKDLPQVWKDKYEKYLGVKPENDAQGVLQDVHWSGGSFGYFPSYALGYMYAAQLKNAMQKDLPHYDQLLEEGNLLPIKEWFTENVHKYGKLKKPLDILNDVTGEGLNAEFLIKYLYDKYINVYKLQ; from the coding sequence ATGAGTAATCAAATAGATAAAATTGAAAACGAGTTTTTGGAATATGTAAAAAAAATGGAGTCATATAATGAAGCTCTTTCGTTAATGTATTGGGATTTGCGTACAGGAGCACCTAAGCAAGGAATTGAGCAGCGTTCTGAAGTCATTGGTATGCTTTCTTCCGATGTATTTAAAATGTCTACGTCAAATGAGATGGCAGATTACATAGAACAATTATCTGGCAGTAAAGATGATTTATCAGAAAAGACATGGAAGACACTGGAAGAATGTAAAAAGGAATATGACCGTAATAAAAAAATTCCAGCAGAAGAATATAAAGAATTTGTTATTCTACAATCAAAGGCTGAAAGTATTTGGGAAGAGGCAAAGGAGAAAGCGGATTTTTCATTGTTCCGCCCATATTTAGAAAAACTTGTTGAAACGACAAAACGCTTTATTGGCTATTGGGGATATGATGGGAATAAATATAATACTTTGCTTGACATGTATGAGCCGGGAATTACTGTTGAGGTATTAGATCGGGTATTTGGCGAGCTACGTGAGAAAATTGTTCCGCTTGTACAACAAATCTCAGAATCTGCCAATAAACCGGAAACTACCTTTTTGTTTGAACATTTCCCTAAGAATAAGCAGCGAGATTTTAGTCTAGCCATTCTTGAACAGATGGGCTATAACTTTAATGCAGGAAGATTAGATGAGACTGTACATCCTTTTGCCATAGGACTTAACCCTGGTGATGTTCGTGTAACAACAAAATATGATGAATCTGACTTCCGTACAGCTGTATTTGGTACGATCCATGAAGGAGGTCACGCACTATATGAGCAGAATATTTCTCAAGATTTAATCGGTACACCTCTTTGCGACGGAACATCAATGGGAATCCATGAATCACAATCACTTTTCTATGAAAACTTTGTCGGGCGCAATCAATCTTTCTGGAAGAAGAATTATGATTTACTGAAGGAATATGCTTCAGGACAATTTGATGAAATCAGTCTCGAAGATTTTTATCGTGCAATCAATGAATCTAAGCCTTCTCTCATCCGAATTGAAGCTGATGAATTAACATATCCATTACATATTATCATCCGGTATGAAATTGAAAAAGGAATATTTAATGATGAAATAGAGGTTAAAGATCTTCCTCAAGTCTGGAAAGATAAATATGAAAAATATTTAGGAGTAAAGCCTGAAAATGATGCACAAGGAGTGCTTCAGGATGTACACTGGTCTGGAGGAAGCTTCGGCTATTTCCCTTCTTACGCATTAGGCTACATGTATGCAGCACAACTGAAAAATGCGATGCAGAAAGACTTGCCACATTATGATCAGCTTCTGGAGGAAGGAAATTTATTACCGATAAAAGAATGGTTTACAGAGAATGTACACAAATATGGTAAGCTGAAGAAGCCGCTAGATATCCTAAATGATGTGACAGGTGAGGGATTGAATGCCGAATTCTTAATTAAATATCTATATGATAAGTACATCAATGTATATAAATTGCAATAA